GCGCACCCGGTGCTCCTACTTCCAAGACGTCACCACGCCGTGCAACAAGCGCGACCCGGGTAGCGGGTGCAGCGCGATCGGCGGAATGAGCCGCAACCTCGCCATCATCGGGGTGTCTGATGCGTGCATCGCCAACCATCCCTCCGACATGGCCGTCGCGATGGCAGCCCTCGACGCGGAGGTCGTCGTACTCGGCGAAGACGGCGAGCGGCGTATCCCGATCGAGCAGTTCTACCGGCTGCCCGGCGACGAGCCGCAGCGCGACACGACGCTGGAGCACGGCGAGCTGATCACCGGCGTCGCGATCCCGCAGCAGCCAGTTGCCGCGCACTCGACCTACCGCAAGGTCCGCGAGCGCGCGTCGTACGCGTTTGCATTCGTGTCGGTGGCCGCCGCGCTGCAGATCGACGACGGCGCGATCACCGACGTTCGTCTGGCCTTCGGCGGGATCGCGCCGAAGCCGTGGCGCGCCACGCGCGCCGAAGAGCGGCTGCGCGGAGCAGCACCGACTGAGGACGCATTTACCGAGGCCGCGCAGGCCGAGCTGACCGACGCGACCCCTCAGCCCGACAACGCCTACAAGATCCCGCTGGCCCGCAACGCGCTCGTCGCGACGTTGCGCCAGCTCGCGGAGGGAGCACAGTGACCACCACCGATCCGGTCGGTACGCCGGTCGCCCGCCTCGATGCCCGCGAGAAGGTCACCGGCACGGCCCGCTATGCCTACGAGCAGCCGTCGGCCAACCCGGCGTACGCCTGGCCGGTGCTGTCGACCATCGCCCGCGGCACCATCACCAAGATCGACACCAGCGCTGCTGAGGAGCTGGACGGCGTACTCGATGTCTTGACCCACGAGAACGCGCCGAAGCTCGCCGACACCAGTGACCGCGAATACGCGATCCTCACCGACGACGAGGTGAACTTCCGCGGCCAGATCATCGGCGCGGTCGTCGCGCAGACGGCCGAGATCGCCCGCCAGGGCGCGGATCTCGTGCGCGTCGAGTACGCCGAGCAGATGCACAAGACGGCTCTGGACCCCGACTCCGATGAGCTCTACACGCCCGAGTCGGTGACGACCGGCCAACCTGCCGATACCGACGAGGGTGACGTGGACGCGGCGATGGAGGCCGCGCCGGTGACCATTGATGCGACGTACACGACGCCGATGGAGCACAACAACCCCATGGAGCCGCACGCGGTGACGGCGCTGTGGCACAAGGAGCCGAAAGACGGGGTGCGGCTGCTGCTGCACGACTCGACGCAGGGCGTGCACTCGGTGCAGACCGCCGTCGCGCCGGTGCTCGGCCTCAAGCCCGAAGAGCTGCACGTGGTGAATCCCTACGTGGGTGGGGGTTTTGGCTCGAAGGGCATGCCTCACGCGCACGACATCCTCGCCTCGATGGCCGCCATGTCGGTGCCCGGCCGTCCGGTCAAGCTCGCCCTGACGCGGCAGGCGATGTTTGCCCTCACTGGCCACCGCACTCCGACCATCCAGCGACTTCGCCTGGGCGCCCGCGAGGACGGCACGCTGCGCGCGATCGGTCACGACGTCGTTGAGCACACCGCGCGGATCAAGGAGTTCATCGAGCAGACGGCCGTGATCACCCGGACGATGTACTCGGCCCCGAACCGGCGTACGTCGCATCGGATAGCGCCGCTGGATGTGCCGATCCCGTTCTGGATGCGCGCTCCCGGCGAGACTCCGGGATCGTTTGCCCTGGAGTCGGCGATGGACGAGCTGGCGGTTGCCTGCGGCATCGACCCGATCGAGCTGCGCCGGCGCAACGAGCCGGACGTCGACCCCGAGACCGGGCTGCCGTGGGCGGACCGCCGGCTGCTGGAGTGCCTCGACGAGGGCGCTCGCCGCTTCGGATGGGCTGAACGCGACCCGCGGGTCGGCGTACGCCGCGACGGCGAGTGGCTGAGCGGCACCGGTGTCGCGTCGGCGACCTACCCCCACTTTGCTGCCGGAGGAACCCAAGCAGAGGTCGAGTGGGACGGCGAGAAGTACGCCGTACGCCTCGGCGCCTCGGATCTCGGCACCGGCACGTGGACGGCGCTGAGCCAGATCGCGGCCGAGGCGCTTGGCTGCCCGCTGGATCAGGTGCACCTGCAGATCGGTGACAGCGAATTCCCGAAGGCAGCCGGTGCCGGCGGCTCGGCGGGCCTGACGACGTGGGGCTCGACCGTGGTCGCGGCAGCGCGCGCGTTCCGGGAGCAGCACGGCGATGATCCGGCTGAGGGTGCCCGCGCCGAGGCAAAGATGCCTGAGGACACCGTCGATCCGGACTTTGCGCAGCATTCGTTCGGGGCGCAGTTCGCCGAGGTAGCGGTCAACGCCTATACCGGCGAGATCCGGGTGCCGCGGATGTTCGGCGTCTTCTCGATCGGCCGGGTGATCAACCCGCGCACCACCCGATCGCAGCTCATCGGCGGTATGACGATGGGCCTGTCGATGGCACTGCACGAGCACACGGTGATGGACGACCGGCTCGGGCTGATCGTCACCCACGACCTCGCCGACTACCACGTCGCGGCCAACGCCGACGTCGTCGACATCGACGCGGTGACGATCGGTGAGGCCGACCCGCGCGCGAGCGCGATGGGCTCACGCGGCGTGGGAGAGATCGGGATCGTCGGTGCGGCAGCGGCAATTGCTAATGCGGTCTACCACGCGACCGGCGTGCGCGTCCGCGATCTGCCGATCACCCCCGACCGCCTCATCCACTGAACCGCTCACCAGGGTCTCGACAACCGCTCGCGCTCAGAGGCGGCGCTTGAGGTCGTCGAGCTCCTGGCGCAGGGTCGCGATGCCGTCGAGGATCGCCGCGTCGCGGGCCTTCTCGTCAGCGACTTCGGCCTTGTGCTCGGCCTTCTCCTGCGACGTACGCTTTGCCCGCGCCGCCTCACGGGCGTCCTCCAAGGTCGCGAGGATGACGCCGACGACCATGTTCATCACGATGAAGACCGCCAGCAGCAAGAACGAGATGAAGAACGGCGTCGACCAGCCGGAGACGTCTTCGACCTCGGCGAAGATGTCCGGCCACGCCTCCAACGTGAGCACCGTGAAGAGGGTCAGCATCGCGGCGCCGATCGTCCCCCAGCGCTCGGGCGCCTCCTGACCAAACAGGGTATGCCCGAGCATGCCGTAGATAAACAGCAAGAACACGGTGATCACCGCGAGACCGGACACCGGCTGCAGCGAGCGCTTGATCCCGTCCAGCAGCACCTTCACGTCGGGCAGTACGGCGAGCAGCCGGGTCACGCGGGCGAGGCGGGCTAGGCGCAGCACCGTGGAGTCCGGCGGCAGCCCCGGGATGAGCGCAACCGCCACGATCAGGAAGTCAAAGACGTTCCAGCCGCGCCGGAAGAACGCGCCAGGTCGAAAACCGACTGCGGCAAAGCGGATCAGCAGCTCGACGATGAAGAAGGCCAGGAAGGCGCGGTCGATCCAGATCCACGCCTGCTGCAGGTCGGCCTTGATCGTCGGGTAGGTCTCGAGCGCGAGCACGAGCGCGTTGAGCAGGATCACCACAATGACGGTGGTCTGGAACCCTGGCCGCTCAGCCAGCCGGGCCGCAGCGGCGACAACGCGCGACTTCTGCTCGCCGGCGGGCGGAGTTCTTGTAGGGTCGACTTCGAGTTTGAGGGCGCCGTCGGTGGCGGGGGCTGCTTCGCTCACGCGGGCTCAGACTCCGTCCACACGCATTCGGTTTCCTGGGATTGTGCGCATCCGCCGACGTCAGTCGACCGACGCGCAGAATGGCCGGAGAGAGGTTGGCAGATGGCTCCGCGCACTCAGATCGACACACTGGTGATCCTCGGCGCGGCCGGTGACCTGACCTCGCGGCTGCTGCTGCCTGGGCTCGCCACCTTGCTGGCCAGCAGCCGCGGCCGCACCGTCAGGCTCATCGGCTCGGCACGCGAACCGCTCACCGAGAAGCAGTGGAAACAGGTTGTGCGCAAGTCGTTCGCCAAGACCGGCGTACGCGGCGAGCACGTCGAGCAGACCCTGGCGAACACGACCTACATCCAAGCCGACGTCACGACCACCGAGGGGCTGCAGACGCTGCTCGATGCCTCGAAGGGTACGCCGGCTTTCTTCTTCGCCCTGCCACCCGCGGTCACCTCGCTGGCCTGCGCGCAGCTGGCGAACATGCAGGTGCCGAAGTCGCTGACCCTCGTGCTGGAGAAGCCGTTCGGCACCGACTCGCGCTCCGCGGCCGAGCTCAACCGCATCCTGGTCAAGATCGTCCCCGAGGAGCAGATCCACCGCGTCGACCACTTCCTCGGACGCGCCGACGTACTCAACATCTTCGGTGTCCGCTTCAGCAACCTCGTCATCGAGCAGCTGCTGTCGAACCAGAACGTCGAGAAGATCGACATCATCTACGACGAGGACCTCGCCCTAGAGGGCCGCGCCGGCTACTACGACCACGCCGGCGCGCTGCGCGACATGATCCAGAGCCACCTGCTGCAGATCATGGCGCTGCTGATGATGGAGCCGCCGGCCAGCCTCAAGGAGTTCGACGTCCGCAACGGCAAGGCGATGGTGCTGGATGCGACGCGGATCTGGAAGAACGACCCGGTCGGCTCGTCCAAGCGGGCCCGCTACACCGCCGGCAAGATCGGGCGTCGCACGATCCCGGCGTACACCCGCGAGCCCGGCGTCGACCCGTCGCGCGAGACCGAGACGCTTGCCCAGATGACGGTCGAGGTCGCCAACTGGCGCTGGGCCGGCGTACCGGTCACGCTGCGCTCGGGCAAGGCGATGGGCAAGCCGCGCAAGGAAGCGGTCATCACCTTCAAGCCGGTGCCGCACCTGCCCGCGGAGTTCACGACGCCAGCGACCCCCGACGTGCTGCGCATCGGCTTCAAGCCGGCGGGCATGTCCCTGGACATTGACGTCAACGGCCCCGGCGACAAGTTCACGCTGGAGAAGGCCTCACTGGTTGCCGACTTCGGCTCCGGGCAGCTCGAGGCGTACGGCGAGGTGCTGGCCGGCGTACTCGAGGGCGATGCGATGCTCGCCGTGCGCGGCGACACCGCGGTGCGCTGCTGGCTGATCGTCGAGCCGGTGCTGCGCGCGTGGGCGGCCGGCAAGGTGTCGCTGCAGACCTACCCGGCCGGCAGTGAAGGCCCGCGCTCGTGGCTGAGTTAACCGCGTGAGCGCGCCGAGCATCCTGTGGTTTCGGCGCGACCTGCGCCTGGATGACCACCCGGCGCTAGCGGCCGCGGCCGCCGACGGACCAGTCGTCCCGGTCTTCGTGCTCGACCCTGCACTGGCGGATGCCGGAGCCCGGGTCGACGCGCTGCACGCGTGCCTGCGCTCGCTGTCGGACGCGATGGACGGCGCGCTCGTGGTGCGCAGCGGCGACCCGGCGGTCGAGATACCCCGTTTGGTGTCGGAAACCGGCGCCACCGCCGTGCACGTCACCGGCGACTTTGCGCCGTACGGCCGCCGCCGCGACAAGCGGGTCGCTGCGGCGCTGGATGTACCGCTGGTGTCGACAGGTACGCCGTACGCCGTACCTCCCGGTGCGGTGTTGAACGGAAAAGATCAGCCATATCAGGTGTTTTCGGCGTACTGCCGGGCCTGGCGCGAACGTGGCTGGCCCTCGCCGGTCGATGCGGTAGACGTGTCGTGGGTGCGCGATGTCGCAGGCGTGGACGTGCCGGAGACCCCGCTGTCGCTCAGCCCGGAGGCGGCGCTGGAGCGGTGGCATGAGTTCCTCGACGACTCGCTGTCGGCGTACTCCTCCGACCGCGACCGGCCCGACGTCGACGGGACGTCGCGGATGTCGATTGCCTTGAAGTTCGGTCTCGTGCACCCACGCACGCTGCTGGCCGACCTCGGGCGCCGCGCCCGCTCCGACCACGCCCGCAAGCTCGGTGACGAGCTGTGCTGGCGGGAGTTCTACGCCGACGTACTCTTCCACCACCCGCGCTCGGCCTGGCACGACCTGCGTGACGCTCTGGCGGGCATGGAGTACGCCGACCCGGCCTCGCCCGAGGTGGCGCCGCTGGTAGAAGCGTGGCGCGAGGGCCGCACCGGCTTCCCGATCGTCGATGCCGGGATGCGCCAGCTGCGTGAAGAGGGCTGGATGCACAACCGGGTCCGGATGATCACCGCGTCGTTCCTCGTCAAGGACCTGCACGTGTGGTGGCCACTTGGCGCGCGACACTTCTTAGATCTGTTGTATGACGGCGATATCGCCTCCAACAACCACGGCTGGCAGTGGGTCGCCGGGACCGGCACCGACGCGGCGCCGTACTTCCGGGTCTTCAACCCGACGACGCAGGGACGCAAGTTTGACCCCCAGGGTGACTACGTGCGCCGCTACGTGCCCGAGCTGCGGCACATCTCCGGCGCTGCAGTGCACGAGCCGGGTGATCAGCGCGGTGACTATCCGGAGCCGATCGTCGACCACGCCGTCGAGCGGCGGGTGGCACTCGAGCGCTACCAGGCCGCCCGGTCGACATAACCGTCCCGCTCGGGCGCCGCGGACGGGTTCCGCGGTGCTGACCCATCCGTGGTGCCTCGACCCCGGTTATAACCGGGGTCGAGGCGTCATAAGTGGGTCACAGCCCGTCAGGCCGCCGGGGTCCGCGGTCGGGCTGGCGGGCGATACGTCCTCAGCCGGCCAACGGGTCACGGTGGTCGGCGCTCGCCCGGCGCAGTCGCGCGATCAACGCACGCGGGGTGTGGAAGTCCGACCAGACCACCCGTTCCACGCCAAACCGCAGCCGGCGCAGTCGGTCCTCGCGCTGCTTCTCCTCCCACAGCGGCTCGCCTCGCCTGTCTGGCCGGTCTCGTCCATACTTGACCTTGCCGTCGAACTCGACCAACAGCCGCGTCCCCCGCACCCGAAAGTCGGCCCGCGCGAAGAGCTGCGCTCCGTCGTACACCTCGAACTGCGGCTCCATCGCGATCCCGGCGCGCGCCGCAATCACTCGCAACACAGACTCCCCCGGCGATTCAGTCAGCGGCTCCAACATGCCGAGCGCCTCTCGGGCGACCGCACGCCCGGGGAACGACGCAAACGTCGCACAGATCGCCGCGAGCTCGTCTCTCGAGCTCGACTTGCGGTGCAACATCGCGTCACCGGCGACCACCGCGGCAAGCAAACCCTGGCGCGAGGCGACCTGCAAAAACGCCGCCGGCTCGGTCACCGCGTTGATCAGCCCCACGCGTTCCTGCGGGAAGGTGAGCGTCGAGCGGATGATCTGCAGCGGCCCGCTCACCCGCGATGAGCCCCCATTGCGCCACAACAGATGAGCGCGGGCGAGGTCGGCCTCGTACGTCGGAAGTCCGTGCGCAACCAGGGCCGAATAGCTCGCGGCGACGATCCGGTCGCCATACCGGTGCATCGCCGCCGACAGCAGCTCCAGGTGTCGCGCGCTAAGACTGACCGGTTCGGGTGCAATCGAGTAGAGGTCGTGGGCCAGTTTTCGGATGCGCCCGTCACGGACCAGCTTGGTGAGCACCGGCCGGCTCACCCCGGCGTGGCACGCCTGCTGCCAGGTAAACGCTCCGTCCGAAGACGCGAGCGCGGCGAGGATCTCCGCTTCCATGCAGTTGAGGATGTCCGAAGGGAGCGGTACGGCGCGCAGTTCGGGCCGGGCGTCTGTGGATAACCAGTCACCGCGCTGGGCGCTGACCCATCCGTGGCGTCTCGACCCCGGTCATAACTGGGGTCGAGGCGTCACACATGGGTCACCGCACGATGGACGGTACGGCGAGCTCGGGTAGAGATGACGACGCCGCCGCGCCCGTCTGCGGGATCGGACACGGCGGCGTCTGCTTAGGGGGCTGTACTCAGCTCACATACCCATGCCGCCGTCGACCGGGATGCCGGCGCCGGTGATGAAGCGCGCGGCGTCCGAGGCGAGGAAGACGACGGCGTCGGCCATGTCCTCGACCTCGCCGAGCCGGCCGGCGGGGGTCTGCTCGATGACCGCGCCCACGGCCTGGTCGGGGGATTCGAAAAGCCCGATCGTCGCCACGTCCTGCGCGAGCGCGGCTCCCATCGCGGTCGGCACGAGACCGGGATAGATGACGTTGACGCGTACGCCGTACCCCAGCTTGCCGGCCTCCATCGCGCTCACCCGGGTGAGCCGGTCGACGGCGGCCTTCGTGGCCGAGTAGATCGCGATGCCCGGGAAGGCGATGGTCGCGGCCACCGACGAGACGTTGATGATCGAGCCACCCTGCCCGGCCGGCCCGTCCGGGCGCATCGCACGCAGGCCGTGCTTGATGCCCAGTGCCGTACCCATGATGTTGACCTCGAGCTGGCGGCGGATCTCGTCATCGGTGACTTCAGTGATGAGGTTGGTGATCTCGATACCGGCGTTGTTGACCAGGACGTCGAGGCCGCCGAGCTGATCGACCGTCTCGCCGATGGCCTTCTCCCAGCCGGCATCGTCGGTGACGTTGAGCTGCACCGACCCGTGCCCCTCGCCGAGCGCGGCGGCTGTCTTGGCGACATCCGGGTTGACATCGGCGAGTACGACGCGCGCTCCCGCGGCCGCGAGCGCCTTCGCCATTCCCTCGCCGAGGCCCTGCGCCCCGCCGGTGACTAGCGCCTTGCGGCCGCTGAGGTCGAGTCCACTGGTTGCCGTCTGTGTCATCGCGCGCTCCGTCTGCTTCGGTGCGAATACTTCGGTGAGTATGAGGTGGCCCACAGATTTCCGGAGATTTGGACACCTGTCAAGACACGGCGAGAGTAGACTCCGCAGACGGCTAAGCCACCCGGACCCGAACAGGAGCCCTATGACCGCGACGCCGATCAGGCCGACGAACGACGCGCCGGTCGCCGCCGATGCCGCAGGCACCGCCAAAGGCGACAAGGGCGGCAAGAGCGAGCAGCGGCGGATCGAGCTTGCCGAGTCCGCGCTGTTGACGCTCAGCGAGCTCGGCTACGCCCGCACCAGCCTGCGCGAGATTGCGCAGAACTCGACTTTCTCGCACGGCGTCCTGCACTACTACTTCAAGGACAAGACCGAGCTGATCGTCTACTGCGTGCGCCACTACAAGCAGCAGTGCGTGCACCGCTACGACGACGTCATCGCCACCTCGACCACACCGCAGCAGCTGCGCACGTCGTTTGCCGCCAAGCTGGTTGAGAGCATCGTCGACGAGGGCCACATGCACCGCCTGTGGTACGACCTACGCAGCCAGAGCCTGTTTGATGCCGACCTTCGTGATGCGGTCGAGCTGATCGACGACAGCATCGAGGAGATGGTCGGACGGGTGATCGACCGACTCGCAGAACTCAGCGGCGTCCCGGCGGCAGTGGACCACGGTACGGCGTACGCCATGTTCGACGGGATCTTCGAGCAGGCGCTGCTCGATCACCACGCCGACAAGCCGGATGCGCTCACCCGCCTCACCGACCGCACGCTCACCACGCTCGAACTGCTCGTTCCGAAAACACCCTAACGGCGCCACCTGCGGTGCGCGCCGGTGTACGCGCAGGGCTACTGCGGTTCGGGTTGCCCGGTGTACGCCGCCGTGCAGCGCGCCTCCGCCTCACGCGCCCATGTCGCGCCGAGCCCGCCGGCGACCGACGCCGCGCCCCAACCCGCGCTGGAGGCCTGCACGAGCGCGATGCCATCCGGCGCGGCCATCATCGTCATGAACTCGGCGGGGTCGGTAGCAACCGACGGGTCGGCCAGGTGCAGGTCCAGGCCGAGCATCGTGAACTCCCAGCCGATCCCGACCGCGCCGGCACCGAACTTGCGCCAATGGTCGTCATCGGGCACCACATGCTCGAGCCGCACCTCCGTGCTCTCGGGCCCGGTCGCTCGCAGGCGCACGCCCACGTAGCTGACCTGCTCGCCAAAGACCCAGCTGACCAAGAACGATCGCGGCGGGTCACACTCCAGGATCTCGCCGCCGGCGTTGCCTTCGAGCTGGTACGAGCCGCCCCGCTGAAGATCGCCGGTGATCGGTAGGTACCACCGCGGGATGCGCTCGGCGTCGGTGACCGCGCTCCACACCTCATCCGGCGGAGCGGCGAAGGTGCGCGTGAGCGCCACCTCGTGCACGGTTTCGCCGCGGCTCTGGGCATCGGTGACCTCTCGGGTCACCACGGAGGCCTGTCGCTGGGGATCGATCTGCATGCCTCCTCTATATCAGCGCTCGCTCGTCGCCGCCTGTCCTCACGACGTGCAACTACGCCTCTGGCTACCATGAACCGGCAGACGTGCACCTGCGTCGGCTCTGAAGCAGTGCGTGCGAAAGGAGGGTCATGGGCGTCTTTAGCCGTTTCGAGCGCAAGCTGGAAAGCGGCGTCGGCAACGCGTTCGCCCGCATGTTCAAGGGCAAAGTGCACCCCGCCGAGATCGCCCGGGCCCTGCAGCAAGACGCCGATGCCAACCGCACCGAGATCGCTCCGGGCCGCGTGCTCGTGCCCAACCGGTACGTCGTACGCCTGGGTCCGAGCGACTACGACCACCTGCACGAGTGGGAGAAGCAGCTCTCGCGCAGCCTCGCCGACATGGCGCGCGAGCAGTTCGACGACGAGGGCTGGTCGACGTACGGCGCCATCAAGATCTCCTTCACGCGCGATGAGTCGCTGCGCACCGGCGTCTTCGACATCGAGTCCGGCGTGGATAACGCGCCCGACAGCGTGCCGCCGTCGGCCCCCGCGCCGCCGCCGCGCCAGACGGCCGCGCAGCCCGCAGGGCAGCCCGCCGCGGCGGGAGGCCCGGCTCTCCCGCCGGTGCCCCCGCCTCCCCCGGTGGGCTTGGCACAACCGACTCGCCACCTTGGCACCTATGCACCACCGCCCGCGCCGGCACCGCAGCGCCCGGCTGCGCCAGCGCTCAAGCACACGATCGTGATCGACGGGCCCGGCACCCGGTTCGAGATCGGCGAGGGTAGCTCGACCATCGGGCGGGGCTCGACCGCGACCGTGCGGGTCACCGACAACGGCATCTCACGCGAGCACGCCCAGATCAATGTGCGCGGGCCGATCGCGGTCATCCGCGACCTCAACTCCACCAACGGCACGCTCGTCAACGGCCGCCGCGTCTCGGAGATGACGCTGCGCCACGGCGATGTGATCCGGCTCGGACGCAGCGTGCTGGTCTATCGATACGAATCCGGTGATGCCCGATGACCCCCGCGATCATCCTGCAGATCATGCGGTTCGGCTTCCTGGCGCTGCTGTGGCTGTTCCTCTTCTTCATCTTCCGACTGATCCGCGCCGACCTCACCGGTTCGCGGCCCCGCTCGGTCGCCGCCGCGCCGCCGCGCACCTCGCCGCGATCGGCGCCCCCACGCCAGGGGGTGGCTCCCGCGCAGCGTCGACATACCCCGCGCCAGCTCGTCGTCACGGCCGGATCGCTGATGGGCACCCGGATCAACCTCGGCTCGGCCCCGATCCTCATCGGGCGCGCCGACGACTCGACCCTCGTGCTCACCGACGACTTCGCCAGCTCGCGGCACGCGCGGCTGACCAGGCGCAGCGACGGCGAGTGGCTCGTGGAGGACCTCGGCTCAACCAACGGCACCTACCTCGACCGACAGCGCGTCTCCGCGCCGCTGCACGTGCCGCTCGGCGTACCCATCCGCATCGGTAAGACCGTCCTCGAGCTGCGCGTATGACCTTGTACCTGCGGTACGCCGCACGCTCGGACCGCGGCCTGGTGCGCAGCAACAACCAGGACTCGGTCTTTGCCGGACCACGACTGCTTGCGGTCGCCGACGGCATGGGCGGGCATGTCGGCGGAGAGGTCGCGAGCAAGGTCGTCATCGCCGCGATCGAGTACCTCGACGAGGACGATCCGGGCGGCGACATGCTCGAGGCGCTGCGGCAAGCCGTCGATACCGGCACCGATGACCTGCGCCACGTCGTCGACGACAACCCCGACCTCGACGGCATGGGTACGACGTTGACGGCGCTGCTGTTTAACGGCAAGCGCATCGGCGTGTGCCACGTCGGCGACTCGCGTGCCTACCTGCTGCGCGATGACGAGCTCACCCAGATCACCCACGACGACACGTTCGTGCAGGCGCTGCTGGACGAAGGACGCATCACCGAGGAGGAGGCGAGCGTCCACCCGCAGCGCTCGGTCATCCTGCGCGCCCTCAACGGGATGCACGTCGACCCGGACCTGTCGATGCGCGAGGGCCGGCCCGGCGATCGCTACCTGCTGTGCTCGGACGGGCTGTCGAGCTTCGTCTCGGCCGAACGCATCGGCAAGGTGCTGCGCAGCTCTGCCTCACCCAGCGAGGCCGCCGACCAGCTCATCGACTTCGCGCTGCGCGCCGGCGGCCCGGACAACATCACGGTGATCGTCGCGGACCTCATCGACGACAACGCCCCCGAGTCCTCCGACGGTGCGCCCGTCGTCGACGGCGCTGCCGGCAACAACCAGGGCCAGCGCGAAAACACCGGCGACACCCCGGCTGGGCGCGCAGCGCTGCTTCGCCCCCGCAAGGACGAACCGGCCGAGGAGGCCGACGATGACGAGGACTCACAGCCCAAAGGCACCCTTCGCCGACGGCTGATCGCATCGCTGATCGCCGTCGTACTCATCGTCGGACTACTGCTCGCCGGCCGCGCGTACGTCGGCTCGCAGTACTTCGTCGGTGTCGACGGGGCCGATGTCGTCATCTACAACGGTGTCGACACCGAGATCGGCCCGGTAAAGCTCTACTCGCTGCAGGA
The nucleotide sequence above comes from Epidermidibacterium keratini. Encoded proteins:
- a CDS encoding FhaA domain-containing protein, coding for MGVFSRFERKLESGVGNAFARMFKGKVHPAEIARALQQDADANRTEIAPGRVLVPNRYVVRLGPSDYDHLHEWEKQLSRSLADMAREQFDDEGWSTYGAIKISFTRDESLRTGVFDIESGVDNAPDSVPPSAPAPPPRQTAAQPAGQPAAAGGPALPPVPPPPPVGLAQPTRHLGTYAPPPAPAPQRPAAPALKHTIVIDGPGTRFEIGEGSSTIGRGSTATVRVTDNGISREHAQINVRGPIAVIRDLNSTNGTLVNGRRVSEMTLRHGDVIRLGRSVLVYRYESGDAR
- a CDS encoding FHA domain-containing protein FhaB/FipA is translated as MTPAIILQIMRFGFLALLWLFLFFIFRLIRADLTGSRPRSVAAAPPRTSPRSAPPRQGVAPAQRRHTPRQLVVTAGSLMGTRINLGSAPILIGRADDSTLVLTDDFASSRHARLTRRSDGEWLVEDLGSTNGTYLDRQRVSAPLHVPLGVPIRIGKTVLELRV
- a CDS encoding PP2C family protein-serine/threonine phosphatase — encoded protein: MTLYLRYAARSDRGLVRSNNQDSVFAGPRLLAVADGMGGHVGGEVASKVVIAAIEYLDEDDPGGDMLEALRQAVDTGTDDLRHVVDDNPDLDGMGTTLTALLFNGKRIGVCHVGDSRAYLLRDDELTQITHDDTFVQALLDEGRITEEEASVHPQRSVILRALNGMHVDPDLSMREGRPGDRYLLCSDGLSSFVSAERIGKVLRSSASPSEAADQLIDFALRAGGPDNITVIVADLIDDNAPESSDGAPVVDGAAGNNQGQRENTGDTPAGRAALLRPRKDEPAEEADDDEDSQPKGTLRRRLIASLIAVVLIVGLLLAGRAYVGSQYFVGVDGADVVIYNGVDTEIGPVKLYSLQERTDYQVSDLEEATQVDVREGLSAGSLTEARQIVARLDDKLLPLCPDPATSSAPSPSAAGPSASDPGASDPSASGSAAPTDTAAPNASASPTDTAAPGTGSAAGSASASASGSASSSAGASAPACREGA
- a CDS encoding SRPBCC family protein, coding for MQIDPQRQASVVTREVTDAQSRGETVHEVALTRTFAAPPDEVWSAVTDAERIPRWYLPITGDLQRGGSYQLEGNAGGEILECDPPRSFLVSWVFGEQVSYVGVRLRATGPESTEVRLEHVVPDDDHWRKFGAGAVGIGWEFTMLGLDLHLADPSVATDPAEFMTMMAAPDGIALVQASSAGWGAASVAGGLGATWAREAEARCTAAYTGQPEPQ
- a CDS encoding TetR/AcrR family transcriptional regulator, with translation MTATPIRPTNDAPVAADAAGTAKGDKGGKSEQRRIELAESALLTLSELGYARTSLREIAQNSTFSHGVLHYYFKDKTELIVYCVRHYKQQCVHRYDDVIATSTTPQQLRTSFAAKLVESIVDEGHMHRLWYDLRSQSLFDADLRDAVELIDDSIEEMVGRVIDRLAELSGVPAAVDHGTAYAMFDGIFEQALLDHHADKPDALTRLTDRTLTTLELLVPKTP